A window of the Haloarcula litorea genome harbors these coding sequences:
- a CDS encoding molybdopterin biosynthesis protein: MSDDARRELVDLSTARETVDELAVGTGAESVPLSEARGRTLAEPVRAGVDVPGFDRAAMDGYAVRAADTRGADEATPVALDVVAELQAGEAPERTVGAGEAVEIATGAVVPAGADAVVVVERTSRDADTVAVRDAVPPGENVLPAGADVAAGDLALSAGTRLTPRTVGLLSAVGAATVPVRDRPEVAVVSTGDELAPAEADLDHDRGEIHDVNTPALRAAVAAAGGEPVGFERVPDDRGALTDALSRAAERADLVLTSGSTSAGSADLLASLVAERADTELLVHGVDVQPGKPTVIGRIGDTPYVGLPGYPVSALSVFRVLVAPAVREASGTPATTMERRAELATRVRHDGGRHRLVPVGLVADGDGATLAYPVDKGSGATTSLAYADGVVTVPATTNYVPAGEGVTVELFDADERPPDLLAVGARDPAVGEAFAAVDRVRFLARGTQAARRWLDDGVPDVAVVTGDPPDGEVLAAWDREWGLAAGSDVDCDGLASLVDGATLVNAARGTGLREALDDALAAMGDDRDEPVRDSVDGVTAHGLDGPARRVRAGEADVAPALRATAEDLGLSFVTLGTQRVSVVVGAGRGDKPGVAALRAAAENGVGAARPGYERVDGT; the protein is encoded by the coding sequence ATGAGCGACGACGCCCGCCGCGAGTTGGTGGACCTGTCGACGGCCCGCGAGACCGTCGACGAACTGGCCGTCGGAACCGGCGCGGAGTCGGTCCCGCTGTCGGAGGCTCGGGGCCGGACACTGGCCGAACCGGTCCGGGCCGGCGTCGACGTGCCGGGGTTCGACCGCGCCGCGATGGACGGCTACGCGGTCCGTGCGGCCGACACGCGGGGAGCCGACGAGGCGACCCCGGTCGCCCTTGACGTGGTGGCGGAACTCCAGGCCGGCGAGGCCCCGGAGAGGACCGTCGGAGCGGGGGAGGCCGTCGAGATCGCGACGGGGGCGGTCGTCCCCGCGGGAGCCGACGCCGTCGTCGTCGTCGAGCGGACCAGCCGCGACGCCGACACGGTGGCGGTCCGGGACGCGGTGCCGCCCGGCGAGAACGTCCTGCCCGCGGGGGCCGACGTGGCGGCGGGCGACCTCGCGCTGAGCGCCGGCACCCGCCTGACGCCCCGGACCGTCGGCCTGCTGTCGGCCGTCGGGGCGGCGACGGTCCCGGTCCGAGACCGGCCCGAGGTGGCCGTGGTCTCGACCGGCGACGAACTCGCGCCCGCCGAGGCCGACCTCGACCACGACCGGGGGGAGATCCACGACGTGAACACCCCGGCGCTGCGGGCGGCCGTCGCCGCCGCGGGCGGCGAGCCGGTCGGCTTCGAGCGGGTCCCGGACGACCGCGGGGCACTGACCGACGCGCTCTCGCGGGCGGCCGAGCGGGCCGACCTCGTGCTGACCTCGGGGTCGACCAGCGCCGGGAGCGCGGACCTGCTGGCCTCCCTGGTCGCCGAGCGCGCGGACACCGAACTGCTGGTCCACGGCGTCGACGTCCAGCCCGGGAAGCCGACCGTGATCGGCCGCATCGGGGACACCCCCTACGTCGGCCTGCCGGGCTACCCGGTCTCCGCGCTGTCGGTGTTCCGGGTGCTCGTCGCGCCGGCCGTCCGCGAGGCGAGCGGGACGCCCGCGACGACGATGGAACGGCGGGCGGAGCTCGCGACGCGGGTCCGCCACGACGGCGGTCGGCACCGGCTCGTCCCCGTCGGACTGGTCGCGGACGGCGACGGCGCGACGCTGGCCTACCCCGTCGACAAGGGCAGCGGCGCGACGACGAGCCTGGCCTACGCCGACGGCGTCGTCACCGTACCCGCGACCACGAACTACGTCCCCGCCGGCGAGGGTGTCACGGTCGAGCTGTTCGACGCCGACGAGCGGCCCCCGGACCTGCTGGCCGTCGGCGCGCGCGACCCGGCCGTCGGCGAGGCGTTCGCGGCCGTCGACCGTGTGCGCTTCCTCGCGCGGGGCACGCAGGCCGCCCGCCGGTGGCTCGACGACGGCGTCCCGGACGTGGCCGTCGTCACCGGCGATCCGCCCGACGGCGAGGTCCTGGCCGCGTGGGACCGGGAGTGGGGCCTGGCCGCGGGCTCGGACGTCGACTGCGACGGGCTGGCGTCGCTCGTCGACGGGGCGACGCTCGTCAACGCCGCCCGCGGGACCGGCCTCAGGGAGGCCCTGGACGACGCGCTCGCCGCGATGGGCGACGACCGCGACGAACCGGTCCGGGACTCGGTCGACGGCGTCACGGCCCACGGCCTCGACGGCCCGGCGCGACGGGTGCGGGCGGGCGAGGCCGACGTCGCGCCGGCCCTCCGTGCGACCGCCGAGGACCTGGGTCTGTCGTTCGTCACCCTGGGGACACAGCGGGTCTCGGTCGTCGTCGGTGCGGGCCGGGGGGACAAGCCCGGCGTGGCGGCGCTCCGGGCGGCGGCCGAGAACGGCGTCGGTGCGGCGCGCCCGGGCTACGAGCGGGTCGACGGGACGTGA
- a CDS encoding sensor histidine kinase has product MSYFRRVVTVERLLLLCSLSFVVVGVANALGGRGSAAARLVELTVITGLATGLAVSGYLMCRRVDDPRYVLYSTLGLGLLTGSLSLLASSVQVLKGYTLNEPVYYAVVMAAGGAAVGPYLGFYYARLQRSNEELSERYRDLSALNQRLAVANRVLRHNLRNDLTVVDGVAKDLQRRVGDDGPTEHVDLLNRRTDSLLELSETMDEIRGVWNTDERVVVDLATVLHDLLDDLRTTYPEVTLRTEVPDSAPVAAHPKLGTAVRELLSNAVTHNDPSELTLTVTVEARPESNTCRLVIADDGCGFDGIEQTMFSDADPDVSPLEHGVGLGLWLVYWTVEESEGAFTLTNDGGAVVRADLPTADPADDAVGVGSARPLRDRGVAGADVGSPTHS; this is encoded by the coding sequence GTGAGTTACTTCCGACGAGTCGTGACAGTAGAGCGGCTGCTCTTGCTTTGCAGCCTCTCGTTCGTCGTCGTCGGCGTCGCGAACGCGCTCGGCGGGCGGGGGTCGGCGGCCGCCCGACTCGTCGAACTGACCGTCATCACCGGACTGGCGACCGGGCTGGCGGTCTCGGGCTACCTGATGTGTCGCCGCGTCGACGACCCGCGGTACGTCCTCTACTCGACGCTCGGACTCGGGCTGTTGACCGGCTCGCTCTCCCTGCTCGCCTCCTCCGTCCAGGTGCTGAAGGGATACACCCTGAACGAGCCGGTCTACTACGCCGTGGTGATGGCGGCCGGCGGGGCCGCGGTCGGCCCCTACCTGGGGTTCTACTACGCGCGCCTCCAGCGGAGCAACGAGGAGCTAAGCGAACGGTACCGGGACCTCTCGGCGCTGAACCAGCGGCTCGCCGTCGCGAACCGCGTCCTCCGGCACAACCTCCGGAACGACCTCACCGTCGTCGACGGCGTGGCGAAGGACCTCCAGCGGCGAGTCGGGGACGACGGGCCGACCGAGCACGTCGACCTGCTCAACCGCCGGACCGACAGCCTGCTGGAACTCTCCGAGACGATGGACGAGATCCGGGGCGTGTGGAACACCGACGAGCGAGTGGTCGTCGACCTCGCGACGGTCCTCCACGACCTGCTCGACGACCTCCGGACGACCTACCCCGAGGTGACGCTCCGCACAGAGGTCCCCGACAGCGCCCCGGTCGCCGCGCATCCGAAACTCGGGACCGCGGTCCGGGAGCTCCTGTCGAACGCGGTCACGCACAACGACCCGAGCGAGCTCACGCTCACCGTCACCGTCGAGGCGCGCCCCGAGTCGAACACCTGCCGGCTGGTGATCGCCGACGACGGCTGTGGGTTCGACGGCATCGAGCAGACGATGTTCTCGGACGCCGACCCCGACGTCTCGCCGCTCGAACACGGGGTCGGGCTGGGGCTGTGGCTCGTCTACTGGACCGTCGAGGAGTCCGAGGGAGCCTTCACGCTCACCAACGACGGCGGGGCGGTCGTCCGGGCCGATCTGCCGACGGCCGATCCGGCCGACGACGCGGTCGGCGTGGGGTCCGCACGTCCCCTCCGTGACAGGGGCGTCGCCGGTGCCGACGTCGGGTCTCCCACTCACTCGTAG